Proteins encoded in a region of the Isosphaeraceae bacterium EP7 genome:
- a CDS encoding MaoC/PaaZ C-terminal domain-containing protein — MSRRSITALRFQDLAVGDEWESPARTITQADVAAFAGLSGDYNPLHMDHEAAAAGPFGAPVAHGLLGLAVSSGLASNAPRVETLAFLCVIRWEFLRPIRFNDTVHVLTRVEALESRARGRRGLVTWRRQVIDQAGQVLQDGTIQTLVRGRDAVEPESGE, encoded by the coding sequence TTGAGCCGCCGGTCGATCACAGCCCTCAGGTTCCAGGATCTCGCCGTGGGCGACGAGTGGGAAAGCCCCGCCCGGACGATTACCCAGGCCGACGTGGCCGCCTTCGCGGGCCTTTCCGGCGACTATAATCCGCTTCACATGGATCACGAGGCCGCGGCGGCCGGGCCCTTCGGCGCCCCGGTGGCGCACGGCCTGCTCGGCCTGGCGGTCTCCTCGGGGCTGGCCAGCAACGCGCCTCGCGTGGAGACTCTGGCCTTCCTTTGCGTCATCCGCTGGGAATTCCTCAGGCCGATCCGCTTCAATGATACCGTACACGTCCTGACGCGGGTCGAGGCCCTGGAGTCCAGGGCGAGGGGACGCCGGGGACTGGTCACCTGGCGACGCCAGGTCATCGACCAGGCGGGCCAGGTGCTTCAGGACGGGACGATCCAGACCCTCGTCCGCGGCCGGGATGCGGTCGAGCCCGAATCCGGCGAATGA
- a CDS encoding SDR family oxidoreductase translates to MFDVREIALVTGSGRGIGLGIARALAGAGLKVILADLDIASARESAAELGPDALALELDVSKSAGWVSAIEAIRARYGRLDVLVNNAGISPRGTPETTDEELWDRTMGINLKGAWLGIKAALPLLKATRGTVINIGSTRATRPLPGLFAYGTSKAGLLGLTRQMAAEYLAEGVTCNMVAPGWVDTPGERILQRSHGVANFPEGLQNLITTDEVGAAVAYLISPLARKINGIILYLDAGLHVADDAGMVYLPGISHGRYTQTGMD, encoded by the coding sequence ATGTTCGACGTACGAGAGATCGCCCTCGTGACGGGCTCGGGCCGGGGCATCGGCCTGGGGATCGCTCGGGCGCTGGCCGGTGCGGGACTGAAGGTCATCCTGGCGGACCTCGACATTGCCTCGGCCCGGGAATCGGCCGCCGAGCTTGGCCCTGATGCCCTTGCCCTGGAACTTGACGTCTCGAAATCAGCCGGCTGGGTCTCGGCAATCGAAGCGATCCGCGCCCGGTATGGGCGGCTCGACGTCCTGGTTAATAACGCCGGGATTAGCCCGCGAGGCACGCCCGAGACCACCGATGAAGAGCTCTGGGATAGGACGATGGGAATCAACCTGAAGGGGGCCTGGCTAGGAATCAAGGCCGCCCTGCCGCTGCTCAAGGCGACCCGTGGGACCGTCATCAACATCGGGTCGACGCGGGCCACTCGCCCCTTGCCCGGCCTGTTCGCCTACGGCACGAGCAAGGCGGGTCTGCTCGGCCTGACCCGCCAGATGGCGGCGGAATATCTGGCCGAAGGTGTCACCTGTAACATGGTCGCGCCAGGCTGGGTTGACACCCCCGGCGAGCGGATCCTCCAGCGCAGCCACGGAGTCGCCAATTTCCCGGAGGGGCTCCAGAATCTCATCACGACCGATGAGGTGGGGGCCGCCGTCGCCTACCTCATCTCGCCGCTGGCGCGCAAGATCAACGGCATCATCCTCTACCTGGACGCCGGCCTCCACGTCGCAGACGACGCCGGGATGGTTTACCTCCCCGGCATCTCCCACGGCCGTTACACCCAGACTGGGATGGATTGA
- a CDS encoding response regulator, translating to MPSSQLNRALKVLVADDEKPVATGLQGQLEALGYDVVAVVDDGHRAIEVCRRQLPDVALLDIEMPGLDGLSAARQIAKDPGTPVIILTAHGHPNLIDQAAEDGVFVYKLKPVTSPDLHAAIQMAVARSREVRELRDSVQALEVSLRDRKLIERAKGILMARKGLSEPEAFRFLQRQSQDRRMPMAKLAESIVQADELLEGTSGLA from the coding sequence ATGCCTTCGAGTCAATTGAATCGCGCATTGAAAGTCCTCGTCGCCGACGACGAAAAGCCGGTGGCCACCGGCTTGCAAGGCCAGCTCGAGGCGCTGGGCTATGACGTCGTGGCGGTGGTCGACGACGGCCACAGGGCCATCGAGGTCTGCCGCCGGCAACTGCCCGACGTGGCCCTTCTCGACATCGAGATGCCCGGCCTCGACGGCCTCTCCGCGGCCCGCCAGATCGCCAAAGATCCGGGGACCCCCGTCATCATCCTGACGGCGCACGGACATCCCAACCTCATCGACCAGGCGGCCGAAGATGGCGTGTTCGTTTATAAACTCAAGCCGGTGACCAGCCCCGACCTGCACGCCGCCATCCAGATGGCGGTCGCGCGCTCGAGGGAAGTCCGTGAGCTGCGTGACAGCGTGCAGGCACTCGAGGTGAGCCTTCGCGATCGCAAGCTGATCGAGCGCGCCAAGGGGATTCTCATGGCCCGCAAAGGGCTCTCCGAGCCCGAGGCATTTCGTTTCCTCCAGCGCCAGAGCCAGGACCGGCGGATGCCCATGGCCAAGCTGGCCGAGTCGATCGTCCAGGCGGACGAGCTGCTGGAGGGGACAAGCGGCCTCGCCTGA
- a CDS encoding aldolase/citrate lyase family protein: protein MKVNQVKQALKRGEPQVGTWLSLGSVVAARFLARTGLPWLTVDMEHSHVDLQTAAMMFGAIADAGCVPLARIPASKHEYVKQVLDCGAMGIVVPMVMTAAEAAAMVAATRYAPQGNRSVGGGLHAMNYGATADEYYRRANDEILVVIQTEHIDAVNIADEIYAVPGIDAIFVGPNDLAATLRDPDGTPPSAELMEQTLTRIKQAADRQGVPCGLHVTSIEAAKKRVEQGWKFIAVGSELKMILDGATELVRATNPGCDVTELAKY, encoded by the coding sequence GTGAAGGTCAATCAGGTCAAGCAGGCATTGAAGCGGGGCGAGCCCCAGGTGGGCACCTGGCTATCGCTGGGCAGCGTGGTGGCCGCCCGGTTCCTGGCCCGGACGGGCCTCCCCTGGCTGACCGTCGACATGGAGCACTCGCACGTCGACCTCCAGACTGCCGCGATGATGTTTGGCGCCATCGCCGATGCCGGCTGCGTCCCGCTGGCCCGGATTCCGGCTTCGAAGCACGAGTACGTGAAGCAAGTCCTCGATTGCGGGGCTATGGGCATTGTTGTGCCCATGGTGATGACCGCCGCTGAGGCCGCCGCCATGGTCGCGGCCACCCGCTACGCCCCCCAAGGGAATCGGTCGGTCGGGGGCGGTCTGCACGCGATGAACTACGGGGCCACCGCCGACGAGTATTACCGGCGTGCCAACGACGAGATCCTCGTCGTGATCCAGACCGAGCACATCGATGCCGTGAACATCGCCGACGAGATCTATGCGGTGCCCGGCATCGATGCCATCTTCGTCGGTCCCAACGACCTGGCCGCCACACTCCGCGACCCCGACGGGACCCCGCCCTCCGCCGAGCTGATGGAGCAGACCCTGACCCGCATCAAGCAAGCAGCCGATCGTCAGGGGGTCCCGTGCGGCCTGCACGTCACCTCGATCGAAGCCGCCAAGAAGCGGGTCGAGCAGGGCTGGAAGTTCATCGCCGTCGGCAGCGAGCTGAAGATGATCCTCGACGGGGCCACCGAGCTGGTCCGAGCGACGAACCCAGGGTGCGACGTCACCGAGCTTGCCAAATACTGA